One window of Bacteroides sp. AN502(2024) genomic DNA carries:
- a CDS encoding glycoside hydrolase family 95-like protein, which translates to MNNIKIRIFILYLCLSVTGYIPASARTEKVKTDIDWPVFMQKQDLIWETLPEYWYESAYMGNGMLGLMIYKEPEQNYIRFETGNCSVHDHRAGTDLYAIPRLLTGHFALHPEGKIVDGTMHLDIWNAETNAEITTTRGTIRLHAYVHANDMVMLVQTTATDGEKNFRWEWIPASAQSPRYLYAKGEGKWIKVPEDYSLNPTPEVKPGISVQKLQAGGETAVAWKETKNKKNERTYWITVTHSYPEATAEKDAVRILNNALATGIGKLKKQHRSWWNHYYPSSFLTLPDGMKENFYWIQLYKLASATRGDRALIDNTGPWLTVTPWPNAWWNLNVQLTYWALNTSNHLDLAASLENAIYNNIENLQKNVPEAYRSDALAIGRSSNLLCESGEVGIPGVDKVPEVGLLPWVCHSLWLIYRHKMDDELLLNKLFPVLKQSINYYLHFTYKEKDGKIHLPRTYSPEYGSAEDCNFDLALLRWGCRTLLDITDRLKIDDPLIPRWKTILEELTPFPADPTNGLMIGRDVPYAFSHHHYSHLLAAYPLYLINKENPAEYKLIEKSLLYWQSKSGAHQGYSCTGASSISSALGHGNEALTYLNKLFTKFLSVNTLYRESGPVIETPLSAAQSIHDMLLQSWGGKLRIFPAVPDCWKEIAYKDFRAEGAFLITASRKNGKTEFIAIKSLAGEPCTVVTDISSPVFKGKRNMKVTILSENMYKIDLRKDEEVIIYSKGTQSDFTIRPVKNNRTNCFGKKIQS; encoded by the coding sequence ATGAACAACATTAAAATACGCATTTTTATTTTATACCTTTGTCTGTCAGTAACAGGATATATACCTGCATCCGCCCGAACAGAAAAAGTAAAAACTGACATAGACTGGCCTGTTTTTATGCAGAAACAAGATCTGATTTGGGAAACACTACCCGAATACTGGTATGAATCGGCTTATATGGGTAATGGCATGCTGGGACTTATGATTTATAAGGAACCGGAACAGAACTATATCCGGTTTGAAACCGGCAACTGTTCTGTACATGACCATAGAGCGGGAACAGACTTATATGCCATCCCCCGGCTACTAACCGGACATTTTGCCTTACACCCCGAAGGTAAAATAGTAGACGGAACAATGCATCTTGACATCTGGAATGCAGAAACAAATGCAGAAATAACAACGACTCGAGGAACCATACGATTGCACGCTTATGTACACGCCAATGATATGGTAATGCTGGTTCAGACTACCGCTACCGACGGTGAGAAAAACTTTCGTTGGGAATGGATACCCGCATCTGCCCAAAGCCCGCGTTATCTATACGCAAAGGGAGAAGGAAAGTGGATAAAAGTACCCGAAGACTATTCTCTGAATCCCACCCCGGAAGTAAAGCCGGGAATATCCGTCCAAAAGTTACAGGCAGGAGGTGAAACGGCCGTTGCATGGAAAGAAACGAAAAACAAAAAGAATGAACGTACCTATTGGATTACCGTAACCCACTCCTATCCCGAAGCTACCGCAGAAAAGGATGCCGTTCGGATTTTGAATAATGCACTGGCAACAGGAATCGGAAAATTAAAGAAACAGCACCGCTCCTGGTGGAATCACTACTATCCAAGCAGTTTTCTTACTCTGCCGGATGGGATGAAAGAAAACTTCTACTGGATACAGTTGTACAAACTAGCCAGTGCCACACGCGGCGATCGTGCACTGATAGACAACACCGGCCCGTGGCTTACCGTCACTCCATGGCCCAATGCATGGTGGAATTTGAATGTACAACTCACCTATTGGGCACTCAATACCTCCAATCATCTCGATTTGGCGGCATCCTTAGAAAATGCCATTTACAATAACATAGAAAACCTTCAAAAGAACGTACCGGAAGCCTACCGCTCAGACGCATTGGCAATAGGACGTTCGTCAAACCTGCTATGCGAATCCGGCGAAGTCGGTATCCCCGGTGTGGACAAAGTTCCGGAAGTAGGACTTTTACCTTGGGTATGCCACAGTCTATGGCTGATTTACCGCCATAAAATGGATGATGAGCTATTACTGAACAAACTTTTTCCCGTACTTAAACAATCAATCAATTACTACCTGCACTTTACCTACAAAGAAAAAGACGGTAAGATACATCTCCCCCGAACATACTCTCCTGAATATGGCAGTGCGGAAGATTGCAACTTCGACTTGGCATTGCTGCGTTGGGGTTGTCGGACATTACTTGACATTACCGACCGGTTAAAAATAGACGACCCTCTTATTCCCCGTTGGAAAACAATTTTGGAAGAACTCACCCCATTCCCTGCAGACCCGACAAACGGACTTATGATAGGACGGGATGTTCCTTATGCTTTCTCTCATCACCACTATTCGCATTTGCTGGCTGCCTATCCTTTATATCTCATTAATAAAGAGAATCCCGCAGAATATAAGCTCATAGAAAAATCTCTCCTTTACTGGCAAAGCAAATCCGGAGCACATCAGGGATATTCATGCACCGGAGCCTCTTCCATATCATCTGCTTTGGGTCATGGCAATGAAGCACTCACATACCTTAACAAGTTGTTTACCAAATTCTTATCAGTCAACACACTTTATCGTGAATCGGGTCCGGTCATTGAAACACCACTGTCCGCCGCCCAATCCATTCACGATATGTTACTTCAAAGTTGGGGTGGAAAATTACGTATCTTTCCCGCTGTTCCCGACTGTTGGAAAGAGATCGCCTATAAAGATTTTCGGGCTGAAGGGGCTTTCCTTATTACTGCCAGCCGAAAAAACGGCAAAACTGAATTTATCGCTATCAAAAGCCTTGCAGGTGAACCCTGTACTGTAGTAACTGACATATCTTCACCTGTATTTAAAGGAAAACGTAACATGAAAGTCACAATTTTATCCGAAAACATGTATAAGATAGATTTACGGAAAGATGAAGAAGTCATTATTTATTCCAAAGGTACCCAATCGGACTTCACAATTCGTCCTGTAAAAAATAACAGAACGAATTGTTTTGGAAAAAAGATACAGTCCTAA
- a CDS encoding glycoside hydrolase family 88 protein, which produces MKLKSFILAGCTALFVAASCSQRAVEKQTWVEKAIENACAQIGLEIDTIESSGKFMNPVTLNDKGGVYYCGYADWRSGFFPGSVWYLYELTGDTTLLPLAQKYTEAISEAQNLTWHHDIGFIIHCSFGNGLRLTNKPGYKEVMIQAAKSLCTRFREKPQVIQSWDVKGNSWQSKRGWECPVIIDNMMNLELLFEATRLSGDSTFYKVAVMHADRTLKEQFRPDGSCYHVVDYSIEDGTVRHRQTAQGYADESVWSRGQAWAIYGYTVCYRETLNRTYLDQAVKTFEFMKNLKNMPADCIPYWDMDAPDVPAAPRDASSAAVIASALYEMSTYDIPSAAACKVYADKIMESLASEVYTARLGENGRFILMHSVGSIPHNSEVDVPLNYADYYYLEALKRKTDIEKTLLKEERL; this is translated from the coding sequence ATGAAATTGAAAAGCTTTATTCTTGCAGGATGTACCGCTCTTTTTGTTGCTGCATCTTGCAGCCAAAGAGCAGTCGAGAAACAAACATGGGTTGAAAAAGCTATTGAAAACGCATGCGCTCAAATCGGATTGGAAATTGATACTATCGAAAGCAGTGGTAAATTTATGAATCCGGTGACACTGAACGATAAGGGCGGTGTCTATTACTGCGGATACGCTGACTGGCGGAGTGGCTTTTTCCCCGGTAGCGTGTGGTATCTGTATGAATTGACAGGTGACACAACTTTGCTCCCGCTTGCTCAAAAATATACGGAAGCTATTAGCGAAGCGCAAAATCTTACCTGGCATCATGATATAGGCTTTATCATTCATTGCAGTTTCGGCAACGGATTGCGTCTGACAAACAAGCCAGGTTATAAGGAGGTAATGATTCAGGCTGCAAAATCTCTTTGTACCCGTTTTCGTGAAAAACCGCAAGTGATTCAAAGTTGGGATGTGAAAGGAAATAGCTGGCAGTCGAAACGTGGTTGGGAGTGTCCTGTTATTATAGATAATATGATGAATCTCGAATTACTCTTTGAGGCAACCAGACTTTCGGGTGATTCTACTTTCTATAAAGTAGCGGTGATGCATGCTGATCGTACTTTGAAGGAACAATTCCGTCCTGACGGAAGCTGTTATCACGTTGTTGATTATAGTATTGAAGATGGCACCGTACGGCATCGTCAGACAGCACAAGGCTATGCTGACGAGTCTGTCTGGTCCAGAGGACAAGCATGGGCTATCTATGGATATACCGTATGCTATAGAGAGACACTCAATCGTACTTATCTTGACCAGGCAGTCAAGACTTTCGAATTCATGAAAAATCTTAAGAATATGCCGGCAGATTGTATTCCGTACTGGGATATGGATGCTCCTGACGTTCCTGCCGCACCGCGGGATGCTTCCTCGGCTGCTGTCATCGCCTCCGCTTTGTATGAAATGAGTACTTATGATATACCGTCTGCCGCTGCTTGCAAGGTGTATGCCGATAAAATAATGGAATCGCTTGCATCGGAGGTCTATACGGCTAGATTGGGTGAGAACGGGCGGTTTATCCTGATGCATAGTGTAGGCAGTATTCCTCATAACAGTGAAGTGGATGTTCCGCTAAATTATGCGGATTATTATTACCTGGAAGCCTTGAAACGTAAAACGGATATTGAAAAAACACTTTTGAAAGAAGAACGACTCTGA
- a CDS encoding transposase, translating to MAKIQKISEIHPTLGFTEFDILEKYRKSFHESELGRLHSVFPFDRMAKAAGLSEQRLGRRNIFSPSAKIALMVLKAYTGFSDRKLVEHLNGNIHYQMFCGIMIPPSLPITNFKIVSAIRNEIASRLDIDSFQEILASHWKPYLDNLHVCMTDATCYESHMRFPTDMKLLWESIEWLYRHICRHCRDLGIRRPRNKYRNVAESYLSYCKKRKRRASRTGMLKRRMIKLLEKLLSQRDGLHSEYGALLRYTQDYHKRLSIIRKVLVQEKEMFEGRKVSDRIISIDRHYVRPIVRGKETKSVEFGAKVNNIQIDGISFIEHLSFKAFNEGIRLKDCIRMQQKLMNVRVRCVAADSIYANNANRKFCTKYGISTSFVRKGRAGKDEPLRKVLRSELSKERATRLEGSFGTQKQHYSLARIKARNKKTEILWIFFGIHTANAILMIDKIRNRTGKAA from the coding sequence ATGGCTAAGATACAAAAAATTTCAGAAATCCACCCAACTTTGGGCTTTACAGAATTTGATATTCTGGAAAAATACCGCAAGAGTTTTCATGAGAGTGAGCTTGGCAGGCTTCATTCGGTCTTTCCATTTGATCGTATGGCAAAAGCCGCAGGCCTGTCTGAACAACGTTTGGGCCGCAGGAACATATTCAGTCCTTCCGCAAAGATCGCCCTTATGGTCCTGAAGGCATACACCGGATTCTCCGACAGGAAACTGGTGGAACATCTGAACGGGAACATACACTACCAGATGTTCTGTGGAATCATGATCCCCCCGTCCCTTCCCATAACCAACTTCAAGATAGTCAGTGCCATCCGTAATGAGATAGCATCCCGCCTTGACATTGATTCCTTCCAGGAGATCCTGGCTTCACACTGGAAACCTTATCTTGATAACCTTCACGTCTGCATGACCGATGCCACATGCTATGAGAGCCACATGCGTTTTCCTACGGACATGAAACTCCTTTGGGAAAGCATCGAATGGCTCTACAGGCATATATGCCGGCATTGCAGGGATCTGGGCATAAGGCGTCCGCGCAACAAATACAGGAATGTGGCGGAATCCTATCTGTCCTACTGCAAGAAAAGAAAGAGGAGAGCTTCAAGGACAGGAATGCTTAAGCGCCGTATGATCAAGCTTCTTGAAAAGCTCCTCAGTCAAAGGGATGGGCTCCATAGCGAGTACGGTGCTTTACTCCGATATACGCAGGATTACCATAAGCGTCTTTCCATCATCAGAAAGGTGCTTGTACAGGAAAAGGAAATGTTTGAAGGGCGAAAAGTCAGTGACCGCATCATCAGCATCGACCGTCATTATGTACGTCCCATCGTCAGAGGCAAGGAAACCAAGTCCGTCGAGTTCGGTGCAAAGGTCAATAATATACAGATAGACGGCATATCGTTCATCGAACACCTCTCGTTCAAGGCTTTCAATGAGGGGATACGCTTGAAGGACTGTATCCGTATGCAGCAGAAGCTGATGAATGTAAGGGTAAGATGTGTGGCTGCCGATTCCATATATGCCAATAATGCCAACAGAAAGTTCTGTACTAAATATGGGATATCCACATCCTTTGTGCGCAAGGGAAGGGCGGGCAAAGATGAGCCTTTGAGGAAGGTGCTTAGAAGCGAACTCTCAAAAGAAAGGGCCACACGGCTTGAAGGAAGCTTCGGCACTCAAAAGCAACATTACTCGCTCGCAAGGATAAAGGCAAGGAACAAGAAGACGGAAATACTGTGGATTTTCTTCGGAATACATACAGCAAATGCCATACTGATGATTGACAAGATCAGGAACAGAACGGGGAAAGCTGCATGA
- a CDS encoding non-canonical purine NTP diphosphatase, translating to MKRKLVFATNNAHKLKEVAAILGDKVELLSLNDIGCQTDIPETAETLEGNALLKASYIFKNYHLDCFADDTGLEVEALDGAPGVYSARYAGGEGHNAQANMLKLLHELEGEENRKAQFRTAISLILDGKEYLFEGVIKGEIIKEKRGDSGFGYDPIFKPEGYNKTFAELGNEIKNKISHRAVAVQKLCEFLQR from the coding sequence ATGAAACGCAAACTTGTATTTGCTACCAATAATGCCCATAAACTGAAAGAAGTAGCCGCTATCTTGGGAGATAAAGTAGAATTGCTAAGTCTCAACGATATCGGTTGCCAAACGGATATTCCCGAAACAGCTGAAACACTGGAAGGAAATGCGCTATTAAAAGCTTCCTATATCTTTAAAAACTATCATCTGGATTGTTTTGCCGATGATACGGGATTGGAAGTGGAAGCTTTAGATGGAGCTCCCGGAGTCTATTCTGCCCGTTATGCAGGAGGTGAAGGACACAACGCCCAAGCCAATATGCTCAAACTTCTTCACGAACTGGAAGGAGAGGAAAACCGTAAAGCACAATTCCGCACTGCTATTTCACTGATACTGGATGGAAAGGAATATCTTTTCGAAGGAGTGATAAAAGGTGAAATAATCAAAGAGAAACGTGGCGATTCGGGGTTTGGCTACGATCCTATTTTCAAACCGGAAGGTTATAACAAGACTTTCGCTGAACTAGGAAATGAGATAAAAAATAAAATTAGCCATCGTGCGGTGGCTGTGCAGAAGCTCTGCGAATTCCTGCAACGTTAA
- a CDS encoding YitT family protein yields the protein MYKLTKAEVMREVKDYIYITLGLISYSLGWAAFLLPYQITTGGTTGIGAIIYYATGFPIQWSYFIINAVLMTFAIRILGPRFSIKTTYAILILTFLLWLFQLVVNNYVKAPDMTPDGKPLLLGTGQDFMACIIGAAMCGVGLGITFNYNGSTGGTDIIAAIVNKYKDVSLGRMIMICDVFIISSCYFIFHDWRRVIFGFVTLFIIGVVLDWIINSARQSVQFFIFSKKYDEIADSIIKDADRGVTVLDGTGWYSKKNVKVLVVLAKKRQSLDIFRLVKRIDPNAFISQSSVIGVYGEGFDKLKVK from the coding sequence ATGTATAAACTAACAAAAGCAGAAGTAATGAGAGAAGTGAAAGATTATATCTACATCACTCTCGGATTAATAAGTTATTCTTTGGGATGGGCCGCATTCCTGTTACCTTATCAGATAACTACCGGAGGAACCACCGGTATCGGAGCTATTATCTATTATGCAACAGGATTTCCAATCCAATGGTCATACTTCATCATTAATGCAGTTCTAATGACCTTTGCAATCCGGATATTAGGTCCAAGATTTAGTATAAAAACCACTTATGCTATTCTTATACTGACTTTTCTACTTTGGTTGTTCCAATTGGTAGTGAATAATTATGTAAAAGCACCGGATATGACACCGGACGGTAAACCGTTATTACTCGGTACAGGACAGGACTTCATGGCCTGTATTATCGGTGCAGCCATGTGCGGTGTAGGTTTGGGTATTACTTTCAACTACAATGGAAGTACGGGTGGAACAGATATTATCGCTGCCATCGTCAATAAATACAAAGATGTATCACTCGGACGAATGATTATGATTTGTGATGTATTCATTATCAGTTCCTGTTACTTTATATTTCATGATTGGCGCCGGGTTATTTTCGGTTTTGTCACTCTGTTCATCATCGGCGTTGTACTCGACTGGATTATCAACAGTGCCCGTCAATCGGTTCAATTCTTTATCTTCTCAAAGAAATATGATGAAATAGCCGATAGCATCATAAAAGATGCCGACCGAGGAGTAACGGTACTCGACGGTACAGGATGGTACAGCAAAAAAAATGTGAAAGTGCTGGTAGTACTTGCCAAGAAACGCCAATCACTCGACATCTTCCGTTTGGTAAAACGTATTGACCCGAATGCTTTTATCTCTCAAAGTTCCGTTATCGGTGTATATGGTGAAGGATTCGATAAGCTGAAAGTGAAATAA
- the leuS gene encoding leucine--tRNA ligase: MEYNFREIEKKWQKRWVEEKTYQVREDDSKQKFYVLNMFPYPSGAGLHVGHPLGYIASDIYARYKRLQGFNVLNPMGYDAYGLPAEQYAIQTGQHPAITTVNNINRYREQLDKIGFSFDWNREIRTCDPEYYHWTQWAFQKMFNSYYCNDEQKARPIEELEKAFTICGNKGLNAACNEEISFTAEEWNAKSEKEKQEILMNYRIAYLGETMVNWCAELGTVLANDEVVDGVSERGGFPVVQKKMRQWCLRVSAYAQRLLDGLDTIDWTDSLKETQRNWIGRSEGAEVQFKVKDSDLEFTIFTTRADTMFGVTFMVLAPESELVAQLTTPEQKAEVDAYLDRTKKRTERERIADRSVTGVFSGSYAINPFTGEAVPIWISDYVLAGYGTGAIMAVPAHDSRDYAFAKHFGLEIRPLVEGCDVSKESFDAKEGIVCNSPRPDVTPYCDLSLNGLTIKEAIETTKKYVKEHNLGRVKVNYRLRDAIFSRQRYWGEPFPVYYKDGMPYMIDESCLPLELPEVAKFLPTETGEPPLGHATKWAWDTVNKCVVENEKIDHVTIFPLELNTMPGFAGSSAYYLRYMDPHNHEALVDPKIDQYWKNVDLYVGGTEHATGHLIYSRFWNKFLYDMGISTMEEPFQKLVNQGMIQGRSNFVYRIKDTNTFVSLNLKDQYEVTPLHVDVNIVSNDILDLEAFKAWRPEYKTAEFILEDGKYVCGWAVEKMSKSMFNVVNPDMIVEKYGADTLRMYEMFLGPVEQSKPWDTNGIDGVHRFIRKFWSLFYSRTDEYMVKDGPATKEELKSLHKLIKKVTGDIEQFSYNTSVSAFMICVNELFNLKCSKKEILEQLIIILAPFAPHVCEELWNVLGHKTSVCDAKWPAYNEEYLKEDTVNYTISFNGKARFNMEFAADATSDAIQTAVLADERSQKWIDGKTPKKIIVVPKKIVNVVV, from the coding sequence ATGGAGTACAACTTCAGAGAAATTGAAAAGAAGTGGCAGAAAAGGTGGGTGGAAGAGAAAACCTACCAAGTTAGGGAAGATGATTCGAAACAAAAATTTTATGTCCTAAACATGTTCCCTTATCCGTCAGGAGCCGGTCTACACGTAGGACACCCGCTGGGATACATTGCTTCGGACATTTACGCCCGTTACAAACGACTGCAAGGCTTCAATGTACTCAACCCGATGGGATATGACGCTTACGGCCTGCCCGCCGAGCAATATGCCATCCAAACCGGACAGCATCCTGCTATCACTACCGTCAACAATATCAACCGCTATCGCGAACAGTTGGATAAAATAGGTTTCTCTTTCGACTGGAACCGGGAAATCCGTACTTGCGACCCTGAATATTACCACTGGACACAATGGGCCTTCCAAAAAATGTTCAACAGCTATTATTGCAACGATGAACAGAAAGCCCGTCCTATCGAAGAGCTGGAAAAAGCCTTCACCATCTGCGGAAACAAAGGACTCAATGCCGCTTGTAACGAAGAGATCAGCTTTACCGCCGAAGAATGGAATGCCAAAAGCGAAAAAGAAAAGCAAGAGATCCTGATGAACTATCGTATCGCTTATCTGGGTGAAACAATGGTAAACTGGTGCGCCGAATTAGGAACTGTACTGGCAAACGACGAGGTAGTGGACGGAGTCAGCGAACGCGGTGGTTTTCCTGTTGTTCAAAAGAAAATGCGCCAATGGTGTCTGCGTGTATCCGCTTACGCACAGCGTCTGCTCGACGGACTGGACACAATCGACTGGACGGATTCTCTGAAAGAAACCCAAAGAAACTGGATCGGACGTTCGGAAGGTGCTGAAGTGCAATTCAAAGTAAAAGACAGTGATCTCGAATTCACTATTTTCACCACTCGTGCAGATACTATGTTTGGCGTTACCTTTATGGTATTGGCTCCGGAAAGCGAATTGGTAGCACAATTAACAACGCCTGAACAGAAAGCAGAAGTAGATGCTTACCTCGATCGTACCAAAAAACGTACGGAACGCGAACGTATCGCTGACCGTAGTGTTACCGGTGTATTCAGTGGTTCGTATGCCATCAATCCATTCACGGGTGAAGCAGTGCCTATCTGGATCAGCGATTACGTACTGGCCGGATACGGAACAGGTGCCATCATGGCCGTACCTGCCCACGATAGCCGCGACTATGCATTCGCCAAACATTTCGGACTGGAAATCCGCCCGTTGGTAGAAGGTTGTGATGTAAGCAAAGAAAGTTTCGATGCCAAAGAAGGTATTGTTTGTAACTCTCCGCGCCCGGATGTCACTCCTTACTGTGATCTTTCGTTGAACGGATTGACTATCAAAGAAGCGATAGAAACAACCAAGAAATATGTAAAAGAACACAATCTGGGCCGTGTGAAAGTGAACTACCGTCTGCGCGACGCCATCTTCTCACGCCAGCGTTACTGGGGCGAACCGTTCCCTGTCTACTACAAAGACGGAATGCCTTACATGATTGATGAAAGTTGTCTGCCGCTGGAACTTCCGGAGGTGGCCAAATTCCTGCCTACCGAAACAGGTGAACCTCCATTGGGACACGCCACCAAATGGGCTTGGGACACAGTGAACAAATGTGTCGTAGAAAATGAAAAGATTGACCATGTAACCATCTTCCCGCTGGAGTTGAACACAATGCCGGGATTCGCCGGTTCATCGGCTTACTATCTCCGCTATATGGACCCACACAATCATGAGGCATTGGTTGATCCGAAAATTGACCAGTACTGGAAAAACGTAGACCTTTATGTGGGTGGTACCGAACATGCAACAGGACACTTGATCTACTCTCGTTTCTGGAATAAATTCCTGTACGACATGGGTATATCTACAATGGAAGAACCATTCCAAAAATTAGTAAATCAAGGAATGATTCAAGGTCGCAGCAATTTTGTATATCGTATTAAAGATACCAATACTTTCGTTTCTCTGAACCTGAAAGATCAATACGAGGTTACTCCGCTTCATGTAGATGTAAATATCGTATCGAATGATATACTGGATCTGGAAGCATTCAAAGCATGGCGTCCTGAATACAAAACTGCCGAGTTTATCCTCGAAGACGGAAAATACGTTTGCGGATGGGCAGTTGAAAAGATGAGCAAATCCATGTTCAACGTAGTCAATCCGGACATGATTGTGGAAAAATACGGTGCGGATACACTTCGTATGTATGAAATGTTCCTCGGACCGGTAGAACAGTCCAAACCATGGGATACAAACGGTATCGACGGTGTGCACCGTTTTATCCGTAAATTCTGGTCGTTGTTCTACAGCCGTACAGACGAATATATGGTAAAAGACGGGCCTGCAACGAAAGAAGAATTGAAAAGCCTTCACAAGTTGATAAAAAAGGTGACAGGTGATATTGAACAGTTCTCTTACAATACTTCTGTCAGTGCATTTATGATCTGTGTGAACGAACTCTTCAACCTTAAATGCAGCAAAAAGGAGATTCTGGAACAACTTATTATTATCCTTGCTCCTTTCGCACCACACGTCTGTGAAGAGTTGTGGAACGTATTGGGACACAAAACTTCCGTATGCGATGCAAAATGGCCTGCATACAACGAAGAATACCTGAAAGAGGACACCGTCAACTACACAATCTCTTTCAACGGAAAAGCACGTTTCAATATGGAATTTGCAGCAGATGCGACTTCGGATGCTATCCAAACAGCTGTATTGGCCGACGAACGTTCGCAGAAATGGATTGACGGCAAGACTCCGAAGAAGATCATTGTCGTTCCGAAGAAGATTGTAAACGTTGTAGTATAA